A genomic window from Anticarsia gemmatalis isolate Benzon Research Colony breed Stoneville strain chromosome 24, ilAntGemm2 primary, whole genome shotgun sequence includes:
- the polybromo gene encoding protein polybromo isoform X2 translates to MSKRRRASSAASRGADGDDSDDGVELSNPGPPPSTRKRKKLDPGEICQQLYDTIRSYKKEDGTLLCDSFIRAPKRRQEPQYYEVVSQPIDLLRVQQKLKTDTYEDIEELSADIELLVNNAKAFYKPDTLEYRDAIDLWKLYMQTKQALENGEDIKIPKLSRNGSSSRRSDVAEDLSETSTNNEEDNVFEELFSAVMTANSDGRPLYPAFQFLPSKRRYPEYFNVIDSPIDLKTIAQKIQGGEYTNLNELEKDLLLMVRNACHFNEPGSQIYKDAKTLKKVIQMRKQDIDQHGRSGPAKTSERIRSKRTSRVGPVPSSKALAIMEPPGSDNEIVKHSEDSDSDEDKNENEDSPQWKLLETVKNHLGPNGTPMSEPFSKLPSRREYPDYYKEIKNPVSLNQIKNKIRKGNYGTLSEVAGDMNIMFENAKQYNVPSSRLYKDAVKLQRLMQQRVQELLDIVQSSSSDDESLSSVKNQAQVQTPRPRGRPRLNQTQSSVPSPISTPTVAKSNLPLKKKLHYISKQLVEFTCSDGRQPMLLFMEKPSKKLYPEYYNVIEKPIDMITIEANIKNDRYNLVEEMVADFRLMFSNCRQFNEEGSMIYEDANLLERVMNEKLKEVNSSFERKTPLKTFKAAKSRQLSPFEQKLRTLYDAIRDYRDPKVNRQLALIFMKLPSKTEYPDYYELIKNPIDMEKIAHKLKNNVYSSVNELASDFILMFDNACKYNEPDSQIYKDALILHRVCLQTKQMLSRPPRSITNREDDDAIPDVPAAVQELLLNLFTSVYNHQDEEGRCYSDSMAELPEHDEAANGEKVRAISLDLVKRRLDKGLYKRLDHFQQDMFAVFERARRLSRTDSQIFEDSVELQSYYISQRDQLCRGTLQSPALSFTRDTMATSVELVKQCKLLQENDDEDETRSSTDESMPPGGAPLQQAAYNKGDFVYIQPDKGIKECPIGQVERVWTNNDGIPMVYCNLYYRPQETFHVRTRKFLQQEVFKTESHRVVPLDQIVGHCYVMNVKEYFKFRPEGFADKDVYVCESRYKTKLRLFKKIKVWEGAEKEATLVPREVPLEPNRTVSVFRERVEKHKDELAELEVLENVHEKERPDVVMYNPLGTDDENTYYEQYNTVCSGVIKTGDYVYVVTDGGKQMIAQVDTIWETGDNKCYFRGPFLIFPSEVANIINKSMFDFQPFYKQEVLLTTMHDTSPLVGIVGKCAVLDYDDYLKSRPTEIAENDVYVCESVYDESNRVARKLKSGLRKFEHTKDVTIDEIYFFPKPLGPPALATAQDVQSSSSAFTQKPFNPSINIDTVDTKPQFTNLINTTIGSQDVEMILENSLDDSSLASPATPLSIGGNSNPYNPSMTATPSQERVSSTATPASSKKKKDSSKQKIVTGYILYSSEVRRAIVANNPESSFGEISRIVGNEWRSLPASTKQSWEERAARCNEETAAKLAEEMRELAQHTPMEMTFECAWDTCDYQFEEISDCMEHCIGDGGNMIGTFIETKKAKLEPGHVQQHYRGSFTEYPCVWRNCARVRKGQAPFPNLPRLLRHVRDLHVNKGNGRLMAVHERSRNFVPSSKKPPKQFTSAVRSGVMSPGASLSGMSPLARNTPSPGAGEPPGGGPAPAPAAGRAPLDPLFVAAPPRAQRLTHSEAYIRYIEGLHSEQKYITPWEKSLTPMPINPDPAQFNMHKLPAHWMTEEAINGYLAQDKSLSETDIQKMDQNSKILKGLCALRDFMMKDALYVTKAYNTQNI, encoded by the exons ATGAGTAAGCGACGCCGTGCGTCTTCGGCGGCTTCCCGTGGCGCTGATGGGGACGACAGTGATGATGGAGTAGAACTCAGCAACCCTGGACCTCCGCCGTCTACCCGCAAGAGGAAGAAGCTAGATCCA GGTGAAATTTGTCAGCAACTGTATGACACAATAAGATCATATAAGAAGGAGGATGGGACGCTCCTGTGTGACTCCTTCATCAGAGCTCCTAAGAGACGCCAGGAGCCACAATATTATGAGGTGGTCTCACAACCCATTGATTTGTTAAGG GTCCAACAGAAGCTAAAAACGGACACATATGAGGATATAGAGGAGTTATCAGCTGACATAGAGCTGTTGGTGAATAATGCTAAGGCATTCTACAAGCCAGACACCCTGGAGTACAGGGATGCTATTGACCTATGGAAGCTGTACATGCAGACTAAGCAAGCACTTGAGAATG GTGAAGATATCAAGATACCCAAGTTGTCTCGTAATGGTTCATCAAGCAGAAGATCAGATGTAGCAGAAGACTTATCAGAAACCTCTACTAACAATGAGGAGGACAATGTCTTTGAAGAACTATTCAGTGCt GTAATGACAGCAAACAGTGACGGCCGGCCTCTCTACCCGGCCTTCCAATTCCTACCTTCGAAGCGTCGCTATCCAGAGTACTTCAACGTCATCGACTCCCCAATAGACCTGAAGACCATAGCTCAGAAGATCCAGGGCGGAGAGTACACTAACTTGAACGAGTTGGAGAAAGACTTGCTGCTGATGGTCAGGAATGCTTGCCACTTCAATGAGCCTGGTAGCCAGATTTATAAGGATGCTAAGACACTGAAAAAG GTTATTCAAATGCGTAAACAAGACATCGACCAGCACGGTCGCTCAGGGCCAGCGAAGACGTCGGAGCGCATCCGCAGTAAACGCACTTCCCGCGTCGGACCTGTGCCGTCTAGCAAAGCCCTGGCCATCATGGAGCCGCCGGGTTCCGACAATGAGATAGTTAAA CATTCGGAAGACAGTGACAGTGACGAAGACAAAAATGAAAACGAAGATTCTCCACAGTGGAAACTACTTGAGACTGTAAAGAATCATTTGGGGCCTAATG GTACTCCAATGTCAGAACCGTTCTCGAAGCTTCCATCGCGCCGCGAGTACCCCGACTACTATAAAGAAATCAAAAACCCCGTATCACTGAACCAGATCAAGAACAAAATTCGCAAAGGCAACTACGGCACCCTGTCAGAAGTGGCTGGGGACATGAACATTATGTTTGAGAACGCCAAACAGTACAATGTGCCTTCTTCAAGATTGTACAAAGATGCTGTGAAACTACAAAG GTTGATGCAACAACGCGTGCAAGAATTACTCGACATAGTGCAGAGTTCGTCCAGTGATGATGAAAGTCTATCGTCTGTGAAGAACCAGGCGCAAGTCCAGACGCCACGGCCCAGAG GTCGTCCCCGCCTCAACCAGACGCAAAGCTCAGTGCCATCTCCGATCAGCACTCCTACTGTGGCTAAATCCAACTTGCCTTTGAAGAAAAAGCTACACTACATATCGAAGCAACTGGTGGAATTCACCTGCTCTGATGGGAGACAGCCCATGCTATTGTTTATGGAGAAACCGAGTAAGAAACTGTATCCGGAATACTATAATGTGATTGAAAAGCCTATTGATATGATCACCATTGAAGCTAATATTAAG aacGATAGATACAACTTAGTAGAAGAGATGGTGGCCGACTTCCGGCTGATGTTCTCGAACTGCCGTCAGTTTAATGAAGAAGGTTCTATGATATATGAAGACGCGAATCTTCTAGAACGAGTGATGAACGAGAAGCTCAAAGAAGTAAACAGCAGTTTCGAGAGGAAGACCCCTTTGAAGACGTTTAAAGCGGCCAAGTCAAGGCAGTTGTCGCCTTTTGAACAGAAACTCAGGACTTTGTATGATGCGATTAGAGATTATAGGGATCCTAAAG TAAACCGCCAACTGGCATTAATCTTCATGAAACTACCAAGTAAGACAGAATACCCGGACTACTACGAGCTCATCAAGAACCCCATAGACATGGAGAAGATAGCCCACAAACTGAAGAACAACGTGTACAGCTCCGTGAACGAGCTCGCGTCAGACTTCATACTGATGTTCGACAACGCTTGCAAGTACAATGAACCCGATTCACAGATATACAAGGACGCTTTGATACTGCATAGAGTTTGTTTACAAACTAAACAGATGTTGAG CAGGCCACCAAGGAGTATAACTAACAG GGAGGACGACGATGCTATACCAGACGTGCCGGCCGCGGTTCAAGAGCTGCTGCTCAATCTGTTCACCAGCGTGTATAACCATCAAGATGAAGAGGGCAG gtgTTATTCAGACAGTATGGCGGAACTCCCCGAGCACGACGAGGCGGCGAACGGCGAGAAAGTACGAGCGATATCTCTGGACTTGGTCAAACGACGCCTCGACAAGGGACTGTACAAACGACTCGATCACTTCCAGCAAGATATGTTTGCTGTGTTTGAAAG GGCCCGTCGCCTGTCCCGCACAGACAGTCAGATCTTCGAGGACTCGGTGGAGCTGCAGTCGTACTACATCAGCCAGCGCGACCAGCTGTGCCGCGGCACGCTGCAGTCCCCCGCGCTGAGCTTCACGCGCGACACCATGGCCACCAGCGTCGAGCTCGTCAAGCAGTGCAAGCTGCTGCAGGAGAACGACGATGAGGATGAGACCAG GTCCAGCACCGATGAATCAATGCCACCTGGCGGCGCTCCGTTGCAACAGGCCGCGTACAACAAGGGTGACTTCGTCTACATACAGCCGGATAAAGGCATCAAAGAGTGTCCTATAGGAcag GTGGAGCGAGTTTGGACCAACAACGACGGCATTCCTATGGTGTACTGCAATTTGTACTACAG ACCTCAAGAGACCTTCCACGTGCGAACGCGCAAGTTCCTTCAGCAAGAGGTGTTCAAGACGGAGTCACATCGCGTCGTTCCTCTCGACCAGATAGTCGGACATTGTTATGTCATGAATGTTAAGGAGTACTTCAAGTTCAGACCTGAAG GTTTCGCTGACAAGGATGTGTACGTATGCGAGAGTCGGTACAAGACGAAGCTGCGCTTGTTCAAGAAGATCAAGGTCTGGGAGGGAGCCGAGAAAGAGGCCACGCTCGTGCCCAGAGAG GTTCCGTTGGAGCCGAATAGAACAGTGTCGGTGTTCCGCGAACGTGTTGAGAAACACAAGGATGAACTCGCTGAATTGGAAGTATTAGAGAATGTGCACGAGAAAGAAAGACCC GACGTGGTAATGTACAACCCGCTGGGCACGGACGACGAGAACACGTACTACGAGCAGTACAACACGGTGTGCTCGGGCGTCATCAAGACGGGCGACTACGTGTACGTGGTCACGGACGGCGGCAAGCAGATGATCGCGCAGGTCGACACTATATGGGAGACTGGAGA CAACAAATGCTACTTCCGCGGTCCATTCCTGATCTTCCCGTCAGAGGTGGCGAACATCATCAACAAG AGCATGTTCGACTTCCAGCCGTTTTACAAGCAGGAGGTGTTGTTGACCACGATGCATGATACCAGTCCCCTGGTGGGCATCGTGGGCAAGTGCGCTGTGCTCGACTATGATGATTATCTTAAAT CTCGTCCGACAGAGATAGCAGAGAACGACGTGTACGTATGCGAGTCAGTGTACGACGAGTCGAACAGAGTCGCACGTAAACTGAAGTCTGGACTGCGCAAGTTTGAACACACCAAGGATGTTACTATTGATGAG ATCTACTTCTTCCCGAAGCCGCTTGGTCCTCCGGCACTAGCGACTGCTCAGGACGTGCAGTCTTCGTCCAGCGCCTTCACGCAGAAGCCATTCAATCCTAGCATCAATATTGATACCGTG GACACTAAGCCGCAGTTCACAAACCTGATCAACACGACCATCGGCAGTCAGGACGTGGAGATGATACTGGAGAACTCGCTCGATGACTCTTCACTCGCCTCGCCAGCCACACCGCTGTCTATAG GTGGCAACAGCAACCCCTACAACCCATCAATGACAGCGACTCCCAGCCAGGAGCGTGTTAGCAGCACAGCCACTCCCGCTAGCAGCAAGAAGAAGAAGGACTCGTCCAAACAGAAGATAGTCACAGGCTACATCCTCTACTCGAGTGAAGTTCGCCGCGCTATCGTCGCTAACAACCCTGAGTCTTCGTTCG GCGAGATCTCACGGATAGTGGGCAACGAATGGCGGTCGCTACCGGCCTCCACGAAGCAGAGCTGGGAGGAAAGAGCCGCCAGATGCAATGAGGAGACTGCGGCCAAATTAGCGGAGGAGATGCGCGAGTTGGCACAGCAC ACGCCCATGGAGATGACGTTCGAGTGCGCGTGGGACACTTGCGACTACCAGTTCGAAGAGATTTCTGATTGCATGGAGCATTGCATCGGTGATGGAGGAAACA TGATTGGTACATTTATTGAGACCAAAAAGGCTAAGCTAGAAC CGGGTCACGTGCAGCAACACTACCGCGGCTCGTTCACGGAGTACCCGTGCGTGTGGCGCAACTGTGCACGTGTGCGCAAGGGCCAGGCGCCCTTCCCCAACCTGCCGCGGCTACTGAGACACGTGCGTGACTTGCACGTTAACAAGGGCAATGGACGACTGATGGCAGTTCATGAGAGATCCAG GAACTTTGTACCATCATCGAAGAAGCCACCAAAGCAGTTCACCAGCGCTGTACGTAGTGGTGTGATGTCGCCAGGAG CGTCGTTATCGGGCATGTCCCCGCTGGCCCGCAACACGCCGTCCCCCGGCGCGGGCGAGCCCCCCGGCGGCGGGCCGGCCCCCGCCCCGGCCGCGGGCCGCGCGCCGCTCGACCCGCTGTTCGTGGCCGCGCCGCCACGGGCACAGAGGCTCACGCACTCCGAGGCTTATATCAG ATACATCGAAGGCCTACACTCCGAACAGAAATACATAACTCCATGGGAGAAATCTCTCACTCCAATGCCGATAAACCCAGACCCGGCACAATTCAACATGCACAAGCTGCCAGCTCACTGGATGACGGAGGAAGCCATCAACGGCTACCTGGCCCAAGACAAGAGCCTTTCAGAGACAGACATACAGAAAATGGACCAAAACTCCAAGATTCTGAAAGGCTTATGTGCTTTGAGAGACTTTATGATGAAGGATGCTTTATACGTGACTAAGGCGTATAACACACAGAACATTTGA
- the polybromo gene encoding protein polybromo isoform X7: MSKRRRASSAASRGADGDDSDDGVELSNPGPPPSTRKRKKLDPGEICQQLYDTIRSYKKEDGTLLCDSFIRAPKRRQEPQYYEVVSQPIDLLRVQQKLKTDTYEDIEELSADIELLVNNAKAFYKPDTLEYRDAIDLWKLYMQTKQALENGEDIKIPKLSRNGSSSRRSDVAEDLSETSTNNEEDNVFEELFSAVMTANSDGRPLYPAFQFLPSKRRYPEYFNVIDSPIDLKTIAQKIQGGEYTNLNELEKDLLLMVRNACHFNEPGSQIYKDAKTLKKVIQMRKQDIDQHGRSGPAKTSERIRSKRTSRVGPVPSSKALAIMEPPGSDNEIVKHSEDSDSDEDKNENEDSPQWKLLETVKNHLGPNGTPMSEPFSKLPSRREYPDYYKEIKNPVSLNQIKNKIRKGNYGTLSEVAGDMNIMFENAKQYNVPSSRLYKDAVKLQRLMQQRVQELLDIVQSSSSDDESLSSVKNQAQVQTPRPRGRPRLNQTQSSVPSPISTPTVAKSNLPLKKKLHYISKQLVEFTCSDGRQPMLLFMEKPSKKLYPEYYNVIEKPIDMITIEANIKNDRYNLVEEMVADFRLMFSNCRQFNEEGSMIYEDANLLERVMNEKLKEVNSSFERKTPLKTFKAAKSRQLSPFEQKLRTLYDAIRDYRDPKVNRQLALIFMKLPSKTEYPDYYELIKNPIDMEKIAHKLKNNVYSSVNELASDFILMFDNACKYNEPDSQIYKDALILHRVCLQTKQMLREDDDAIPDVPAAVQELLLNLFTSVYNHQDEEGRCYSDSMAELPEHDEAANGEKVRAISLDLVKRRLDKGLYKRLDHFQQDMFAVFERARRLSRTDSQIFEDSVELQSYYISQRDQLCRGTLQSPALSFTRDTMATSVELVKQCKLLQENDDEDETRSSTDESMPPGGAPLQQAAYNKGDFVYIQPDKGIKECPIGQVERVWTNNDGIPMVYCNLYYRPQETFHVRTRKFLQQEVFKTESHRVVPLDQIVGHCYVMNVKEYFKFRPEGFADKDVYVCESRYKTKLRLFKKIKVWEGAEKEATLVPREVPLEPNRTVSVFRERVEKHKDELAELEVLENVHEKERPDVVMYNPLGTDDENTYYEQYNTVCSGVIKTGDYVYVVTDGGKQMIAQVDTIWETGDNKCYFRGPFLIFPSEVANIINKPFYKQEVLLTTMHDTSPLVGIVGKCAVLDYDDYLKSRPTEIAENDVYVCESVYDESNRVARKLKSGLRKFEHTKDVTIDEIYFFPKPLGPPALATAQDVQSSSSAFTQKPFNPSINIDTVDTKPQFTNLINTTIGSQDVEMILENSLDDSSLASPATPLSIGGNSNPYNPSMTATPSQERVSSTATPASSKKKKDSSKQKIVTGYILYSSEVRRAIVANNPESSFGEISRIVGNEWRSLPASTKQSWEERAARCNEETAAKLAEEMRELAQHTPMEMTFECAWDTCDYQFEEISDCMEHCIGDGGNMIGTFIETKKAKLEPGHVQQHYRGSFTEYPCVWRNCARVRKGQAPFPNLPRLLRHVRDLHVNKGNGRLMAVHERSRNFVPSSKKPPKQFTSAVRSGVMSPGASLSGMSPLARNTPSPGAGEPPGGGPAPAPAAGRAPLDPLFVAAPPRAQRLTHSEAYIRYIEGLHSEQKYITPWEKSLTPMPINPDPAQFNMHKLPAHWMTEEAINGYLAQDKSLSETDIQKMDQNSKILKGLCALRDFMMKDALYVTKAYNTQNI, from the exons ATGAGTAAGCGACGCCGTGCGTCTTCGGCGGCTTCCCGTGGCGCTGATGGGGACGACAGTGATGATGGAGTAGAACTCAGCAACCCTGGACCTCCGCCGTCTACCCGCAAGAGGAAGAAGCTAGATCCA GGTGAAATTTGTCAGCAACTGTATGACACAATAAGATCATATAAGAAGGAGGATGGGACGCTCCTGTGTGACTCCTTCATCAGAGCTCCTAAGAGACGCCAGGAGCCACAATATTATGAGGTGGTCTCACAACCCATTGATTTGTTAAGG GTCCAACAGAAGCTAAAAACGGACACATATGAGGATATAGAGGAGTTATCAGCTGACATAGAGCTGTTGGTGAATAATGCTAAGGCATTCTACAAGCCAGACACCCTGGAGTACAGGGATGCTATTGACCTATGGAAGCTGTACATGCAGACTAAGCAAGCACTTGAGAATG GTGAAGATATCAAGATACCCAAGTTGTCTCGTAATGGTTCATCAAGCAGAAGATCAGATGTAGCAGAAGACTTATCAGAAACCTCTACTAACAATGAGGAGGACAATGTCTTTGAAGAACTATTCAGTGCt GTAATGACAGCAAACAGTGACGGCCGGCCTCTCTACCCGGCCTTCCAATTCCTACCTTCGAAGCGTCGCTATCCAGAGTACTTCAACGTCATCGACTCCCCAATAGACCTGAAGACCATAGCTCAGAAGATCCAGGGCGGAGAGTACACTAACTTGAACGAGTTGGAGAAAGACTTGCTGCTGATGGTCAGGAATGCTTGCCACTTCAATGAGCCTGGTAGCCAGATTTATAAGGATGCTAAGACACTGAAAAAG GTTATTCAAATGCGTAAACAAGACATCGACCAGCACGGTCGCTCAGGGCCAGCGAAGACGTCGGAGCGCATCCGCAGTAAACGCACTTCCCGCGTCGGACCTGTGCCGTCTAGCAAAGCCCTGGCCATCATGGAGCCGCCGGGTTCCGACAATGAGATAGTTAAA CATTCGGAAGACAGTGACAGTGACGAAGACAAAAATGAAAACGAAGATTCTCCACAGTGGAAACTACTTGAGACTGTAAAGAATCATTTGGGGCCTAATG GTACTCCAATGTCAGAACCGTTCTCGAAGCTTCCATCGCGCCGCGAGTACCCCGACTACTATAAAGAAATCAAAAACCCCGTATCACTGAACCAGATCAAGAACAAAATTCGCAAAGGCAACTACGGCACCCTGTCAGAAGTGGCTGGGGACATGAACATTATGTTTGAGAACGCCAAACAGTACAATGTGCCTTCTTCAAGATTGTACAAAGATGCTGTGAAACTACAAAG GTTGATGCAACAACGCGTGCAAGAATTACTCGACATAGTGCAGAGTTCGTCCAGTGATGATGAAAGTCTATCGTCTGTGAAGAACCAGGCGCAAGTCCAGACGCCACGGCCCAGAG GTCGTCCCCGCCTCAACCAGACGCAAAGCTCAGTGCCATCTCCGATCAGCACTCCTACTGTGGCTAAATCCAACTTGCCTTTGAAGAAAAAGCTACACTACATATCGAAGCAACTGGTGGAATTCACCTGCTCTGATGGGAGACAGCCCATGCTATTGTTTATGGAGAAACCGAGTAAGAAACTGTATCCGGAATACTATAATGTGATTGAAAAGCCTATTGATATGATCACCATTGAAGCTAATATTAAG aacGATAGATACAACTTAGTAGAAGAGATGGTGGCCGACTTCCGGCTGATGTTCTCGAACTGCCGTCAGTTTAATGAAGAAGGTTCTATGATATATGAAGACGCGAATCTTCTAGAACGAGTGATGAACGAGAAGCTCAAAGAAGTAAACAGCAGTTTCGAGAGGAAGACCCCTTTGAAGACGTTTAAAGCGGCCAAGTCAAGGCAGTTGTCGCCTTTTGAACAGAAACTCAGGACTTTGTATGATGCGATTAGAGATTATAGGGATCCTAAAG TAAACCGCCAACTGGCATTAATCTTCATGAAACTACCAAGTAAGACAGAATACCCGGACTACTACGAGCTCATCAAGAACCCCATAGACATGGAGAAGATAGCCCACAAACTGAAGAACAACGTGTACAGCTCCGTGAACGAGCTCGCGTCAGACTTCATACTGATGTTCGACAACGCTTGCAAGTACAATGAACCCGATTCACAGATATACAAGGACGCTTTGATACTGCATAGAGTTTGTTTACAAACTAAACAGATGTTGAG GGAGGACGACGATGCTATACCAGACGTGCCGGCCGCGGTTCAAGAGCTGCTGCTCAATCTGTTCACCAGCGTGTATAACCATCAAGATGAAGAGGGCAG gtgTTATTCAGACAGTATGGCGGAACTCCCCGAGCACGACGAGGCGGCGAACGGCGAGAAAGTACGAGCGATATCTCTGGACTTGGTCAAACGACGCCTCGACAAGGGACTGTACAAACGACTCGATCACTTCCAGCAAGATATGTTTGCTGTGTTTGAAAG GGCCCGTCGCCTGTCCCGCACAGACAGTCAGATCTTCGAGGACTCGGTGGAGCTGCAGTCGTACTACATCAGCCAGCGCGACCAGCTGTGCCGCGGCACGCTGCAGTCCCCCGCGCTGAGCTTCACGCGCGACACCATGGCCACCAGCGTCGAGCTCGTCAAGCAGTGCAAGCTGCTGCAGGAGAACGACGATGAGGATGAGACCAG GTCCAGCACCGATGAATCAATGCCACCTGGCGGCGCTCCGTTGCAACAGGCCGCGTACAACAAGGGTGACTTCGTCTACATACAGCCGGATAAAGGCATCAAAGAGTGTCCTATAGGAcag GTGGAGCGAGTTTGGACCAACAACGACGGCATTCCTATGGTGTACTGCAATTTGTACTACAG ACCTCAAGAGACCTTCCACGTGCGAACGCGCAAGTTCCTTCAGCAAGAGGTGTTCAAGACGGAGTCACATCGCGTCGTTCCTCTCGACCAGATAGTCGGACATTGTTATGTCATGAATGTTAAGGAGTACTTCAAGTTCAGACCTGAAG GTTTCGCTGACAAGGATGTGTACGTATGCGAGAGTCGGTACAAGACGAAGCTGCGCTTGTTCAAGAAGATCAAGGTCTGGGAGGGAGCCGAGAAAGAGGCCACGCTCGTGCCCAGAGAG GTTCCGTTGGAGCCGAATAGAACAGTGTCGGTGTTCCGCGAACGTGTTGAGAAACACAAGGATGAACTCGCTGAATTGGAAGTATTAGAGAATGTGCACGAGAAAGAAAGACCC GACGTGGTAATGTACAACCCGCTGGGCACGGACGACGAGAACACGTACTACGAGCAGTACAACACGGTGTGCTCGGGCGTCATCAAGACGGGCGACTACGTGTACGTGGTCACGGACGGCGGCAAGCAGATGATCGCGCAGGTCGACACTATATGGGAGACTGGAGA CAACAAATGCTACTTCCGCGGTCCATTCCTGATCTTCCCGTCAGAGGTGGCGAACATCATCAACAAG CCGTTTTACAAGCAGGAGGTGTTGTTGACCACGATGCATGATACCAGTCCCCTGGTGGGCATCGTGGGCAAGTGCGCTGTGCTCGACTATGATGATTATCTTAAAT CTCGTCCGACAGAGATAGCAGAGAACGACGTGTACGTATGCGAGTCAGTGTACGACGAGTCGAACAGAGTCGCACGTAAACTGAAGTCTGGACTGCGCAAGTTTGAACACACCAAGGATGTTACTATTGATGAG ATCTACTTCTTCCCGAAGCCGCTTGGTCCTCCGGCACTAGCGACTGCTCAGGACGTGCAGTCTTCGTCCAGCGCCTTCACGCAGAAGCCATTCAATCCTAGCATCAATATTGATACCGTG GACACTAAGCCGCAGTTCACAAACCTGATCAACACGACCATCGGCAGTCAGGACGTGGAGATGATACTGGAGAACTCGCTCGATGACTCTTCACTCGCCTCGCCAGCCACACCGCTGTCTATAG GTGGCAACAGCAACCCCTACAACCCATCAATGACAGCGACTCCCAGCCAGGAGCGTGTTAGCAGCACAGCCACTCCCGCTAGCAGCAAGAAGAAGAAGGACTCGTCCAAACAGAAGATAGTCACAGGCTACATCCTCTACTCGAGTGAAGTTCGCCGCGCTATCGTCGCTAACAACCCTGAGTCTTCGTTCG GCGAGATCTCACGGATAGTGGGCAACGAATGGCGGTCGCTACCGGCCTCCACGAAGCAGAGCTGGGAGGAAAGAGCCGCCAGATGCAATGAGGAGACTGCGGCCAAATTAGCGGAGGAGATGCGCGAGTTGGCACAGCAC ACGCCCATGGAGATGACGTTCGAGTGCGCGTGGGACACTTGCGACTACCAGTTCGAAGAGATTTCTGATTGCATGGAGCATTGCATCGGTGATGGAGGAAACA TGATTGGTACATTTATTGAGACCAAAAAGGCTAAGCTAGAAC CGGGTCACGTGCAGCAACACTACCGCGGCTCGTTCACGGAGTACCCGTGCGTGTGGCGCAACTGTGCACGTGTGCGCAAGGGCCAGGCGCCCTTCCCCAACCTGCCGCGGCTACTGAGACACGTGCGTGACTTGCACGTTAACAAGGGCAATGGACGACTGATGGCAGTTCATGAGAGATCCAG GAACTTTGTACCATCATCGAAGAAGCCACCAAAGCAGTTCACCAGCGCTGTACGTAGTGGTGTGATGTCGCCAGGAG CGTCGTTATCGGGCATGTCCCCGCTGGCCCGCAACACGCCGTCCCCCGGCGCGGGCGAGCCCCCCGGCGGCGGGCCGGCCCCCGCCCCGGCCGCGGGCCGCGCGCCGCTCGACCCGCTGTTCGTGGCCGCGCCGCCACGGGCACAGAGGCTCACGCACTCCGAGGCTTATATCAG ATACATCGAAGGCCTACACTCCGAACAGAAATACATAACTCCATGGGAGAAATCTCTCACTCCAATGCCGATAAACCCAGACCCGGCACAATTCAACATGCACAAGCTGCCAGCTCACTGGATGACGGAGGAAGCCATCAACGGCTACCTGGCCCAAGACAAGAGCCTTTCAGAGACAGACATACAGAAAATGGACCAAAACTCCAAGATTCTGAAAGGCTTATGTGCTTTGAGAGACTTTATGATGAAGGATGCTTTATACGTGACTAAGGCGTATAACACACAGAACATTTGA